A window of Candidatus Zixiibacteriota bacterium genomic DNA:
TTGTTCAGTACGGAAGTGGGCGTGGCTCCATTCTGTTCGGCGTCAGCTTTCCCTATCCGCAGGCTGCCAAGATCTACGCCGCCTCCGCGCGCCAGGGAAAGAACATCCCGATGTTCAATCAGGTCGACCGGGCCAAAGAGGTGTACGACCAGATCATGCGGGCGAAAGATTCGAGCAAAGAGTAGGGTCGATGGTCAAAAATAGCGGCGCAGGGACTCGAACCCCGGACACGTGGATTATGATTCCACTGCTCTAACCAACTGAGCTACGCCGCCATCATCGAGTGTTTAGCAGGCCCAATTTATCGGAATCGAGGTCGCTGTCAAGGAATTAGCCGTGTAGAGGCTCTGGTCGTCCAGCCACGACCCAAGGCACAAAAATAGAGCCGCCGGGCAGTCCATTGCCCGGCGGCCTGAAATCAAAAGGAGTTCCTCCTCACTAGGAACTCCTTCATCCCCACCTCTTAAATACCCTTCACCGCCATACTGCGTATATTTAAGAGTAACTGACTTCAGCCAATGGTATATCAATCGGTGTGCCAAAAGCGAACAGATGCGTATCAAACAGCTTAATCTCTTGTCATACAACGCAATATGCCGTCCAAGCCGACTCGCCAGATGCGTCTGGTATACGCAATCGCGCAACTCGTGCGGATAGACATCACACAGCATCCCGGCGACCGGCAGCTATTAGTCTCAACGACAGCTACTTAATGATTCGCACAATCTGCGCGCAACAGCTAAGATGCAAGCAGATTTGAGCCGAAAGGGCAGTTCCTGCGCGAAGAGTCTTCGGCTTATATTGCGAATGTCCGTCGATATCGGTCCACTTTGCCGATGAAATAGGACGCCGGCAGCGTTATATTGGAATATGTCAAGTCATGGTTCACACAGCGCCCACACCGGAGGCAGGCTTACCGGGACTATTCTTCTGAATATTGCCATAACGGTGGCGGAGTTCCTCGGGGGTATCTTCTCTGGCTACCTGGCACTGCTGGCCGATGCTGTCCACAACCTCTCGGATGTAGCCGCATTGATACTGGCTTGGTTGGGGGCCCGCGGGGCGGAGATGCCAGCGACCAAACGCTCGACCTTCGGCTTGAAGCGACTTGAAGTAATGACGGCGCTGGTTTCGGCGGTGGCATTAGTGGTGATTTCCGTGTTCATCTTCCAGGAGGCTTACGATCGTCTGGTCAACCCTCAACCGCTCATACGTCCCTGGTTGTTTCTGACCATCGCCGTGATCGGGTTGATCGGCAATGCGTTGTCGGTTTGGTTGCTGTATTCGGAAAAGAGCCGCTCGTTGAACATGAAAACCGCTTTCCTCCATATGATCTACGACACCCTTTCCTCAGTGGCGGTTATAGTCGGTGGGATAGTTATCCTGTGGACCGGGTGGACACCCCTTGACGCCATACTCTCCGCTATCATCGGGGTGATGATCCTGTGGTCCTCGTATCAGGTGATCCGGGAAGCCGTGCTCATTTTGCTGGAATCAGTGCCCGAAGGGGTGGATTTCGACCGTGTGCACGCCGCCATAGCCGGGATTCCTCCCGTGCGTGATGTCCACGACCTGCATATCTGGTCATT
This region includes:
- a CDS encoding cation diffusion facilitator family transporter is translated as MSSHGSHSAHTGGRLTGTILLNIAITVAEFLGGIFSGYLALLADAVHNLSDVAALILAWLGARGAEMPATKRSTFGLKRLEVMTALVSAVALVVISVFIFQEAYDRLVNPQPLIRPWLFLTIAVIGLIGNALSVWLLYSEKSRSLNMKTAFLHMIYDTLSSVAVIVGGIVILWTGWTPLDAILSAIIGVMILWSSYQVIREAVLILLESVPEGVDFDRVHAAIAGIPPVRDVHDLHIWSLSSKEFALSCHICVDDSDYQRGPELIERINRLLSEQFGIGHGTIQVEKGNCARTDLLCRHNDHP